From the genome of Penaeus chinensis breed Huanghai No. 1 chromosome 8, ASM1920278v2, whole genome shotgun sequence, one region includes:
- the LOC125028350 gene encoding proteoglycan 4-like: MKLFLSIFLTLSAITVLVVAAPNPESSGPAQDQQVQETENQEAVDSAEAKVTTPAVISKEDLSKATSDKKAPTVPLGAGIALPVKAKIAKQIRHAKAKPKSKSKSPKTSAPEKTPAKAATPPVNVKTTAKIETEPEQIIPAAEEEKPATAETEPKPATPVDVRTTNLVLPATVELTADEEINQQREAIAQAEEKTTPVRVDMDPKVEIPEVTEATEENLNTEQSAQVEQSPQPTEDKPTHKQPAEDKSIPYQLTPDQPAVDKPTPKQPVEDKPTPKQPAKSKPTPKQPAKGKPTPKQPTQDKPTAKQPVNTKPTPKQPAKQPAKDKPTPKQPVNTKPTPKQPAKQPAEDKPTPKHSAKQPAEDKPTPKQPAKQPAKDKPTPKQPAKQPTEDKPTKQPVNTKPTPKQPAKQPAEDKPTPKQPAKQPAEDKPTPKQPAKQPAEDKPTPKQPVNTKPTPKQPAKQPAEDKPTPKQPANTKPMPKQPAKQPVEVKPTPKQPAKQPIEDKPSPKQPAKGKPTPKQPTQDKPTPKQPANTKPTPKQPTKEKPTPKQPVKVEPALKQPVKEVGTTKPFTTKPTLHPTEKKPVPPLAVAQTAMHGKDKTKLPAKKQPVTHPKAIPAEYDFDDGIEDNKGLSPHAKVGLVSAVIIVLAITSTVIGVWYRKISLNQQRYRYHSLLTDTDEEFSVFNRTAYHSIDAGSYDSWKEHNY, from the exons ATGAAGttatttctgtcaattttcctcACACTAAGTGCTATTACTGTTCTCGTTGTCGCTGCACCCAATCCAG AATCTTCTGGTCCGGCACAAGATCAACAAGTACAAGAGACTGAAAACCAGGAGGCCGTAGACTCTGCTGAAGCGAAGGTTACCACGCCAGCAGTAATTTCTAAAGAGGACCTTAGTAAAGCAACATCTGATAAAAAGGCACCTACAGTACCTCTTGGAGCAGGCATTGCTCTGCCTGTCAAAGCCAAAATTGCCAAACAAATTCGACATGCAAAAGCTAAACCTAAATCAAAGTCTAAATCTCCAAAAACGTCTGCCCCAGAGAAGACGCCAGCAAAGGCAGCGACACCGCCCGTGAATGTAAAAACAACTGCCAAGATAGAGACTGAACCTGAACAAATAATACCAGCCGCAGAAGAGGAAAAACCTGCTACAGCAGAGACAGAACCCAAACCAGCAACACCTGTGGATGTAAGAACAACTAATCTAGTTTTACCAGCCACAGTAGAACTAACAGCTGATGAAGAGATAAATCAGCAAAGAGAAGCAATAGCACAAGCAGAAGAGAAGACAACACCCGTTAGGGTAGATATGGACCCAAAAGTAGAAATTCCAGAAGTAACTGAAGCAACTGAAGAAAATTTAAATACTGAACAATCTGCTCAAGTTGAACAATCCCCCCAACCTACTGAAGATAAACCCACTCACAAACAACCTGCTGAAGATAAATCGATTCCTTACCAACTTACTCCTGACCAACCTGCTGTTGATAAGCCAACTCCTAAACAACCTGTCGAAGATAAACCAACTCCTAAACAACCTGCCAAATCCAAACCAACTCCTAAACAGCCTGCCAAGGGAAAACCAACTCCTAAGCAGCCTACTCAAGATAAACCAACTGCTAAACAGCCTGTTAATACTAAGCCAACGCCTAAACAACCTGCTAAGCAACCTGCCAAAGATAAACCAACTCCTAAACAGCCTGTTAATACTAAGCCAACTCCTAAACAGCCTGCCAAGCAACCTGCCGAAGATAAACCAACTCCTAAACATTCTGCCAAGCAACCTGCCGAAGATAAACCAACTCCTAAACAGCCTGCCAAGCAACCTGCCAAAGATAAACCAACTCCTAAACAGCCTGCCAAGCAACCTACCGAAGATAAACCAACTAAACAGCCTGTTAATACTAAGCCAACTCCTAAACAGCCTGCCAAGCAACCTGCCGAAGATAAACCAACTCCTAAACAGCCTGCCAAGCAACCTGCCGAAGATAAACCAACTCCTAAACAGCCTGCCAAGCAACCTGCTGAAGATAAACCAACTCCTAAACAGCCTGTTAATACTAAGCCAACTCCTAAACAGCCTGCCAAGCAACCTGCCGAAGATAAACCAACTCCTAAACAACCTGCTAATACTAAGCCAATGCCCAAACAGCCTGCCAAGCAACCTGTCGAAGTTAAGCCAACTCCTAAACAACCTGCCAAGCAACCCATTGAAGATAAACCATCTCCTAAACAGCCTGCCAAGGGAAAACCAACTCCTAAGCAACCTACTCAAGATAAACCAACTCCTAAACAACCTGCTAATACTAAACCAACTCCTAAACAGCCTACCAAAGAAAAACCAACTCCCAAGCAGCCTGTAAAGGTTGAGCCAGCTCTAAAACAACCTGTCAAAGAGGTAGGAACTACTAAGCCATTTACAACGAAGCCGACTCTTCATCCCACGGAGAAGAAACCAGTGCCTCCGCTTGCAGTGGCTCAAACCGCAATGCATGGGAAAGATAAGACAAAACTACCTGCAAAGAAACAGCCTGTTACGCACCCCAAGGCGATTCCAGCTGAGTATGACTTTGACGATGGAAT CGAGGACAACAAAGGCTTGAGTCCCCACGCCAAGGTGGGCCTCGTATCCGCTGTCATCATTGTTCTGGCAATTACATCCACTGTGATCGGAGTGTGGTACAGGAAAATCAG CCTTAACCAGCAGAGATACCGGTACCATTCTCTACTCACTGACACCGACGAGGAGTTCAGCGTATTCAACAGAACGGCCTACCACTCCATAGACGCGGGTTCCTACGACTCTTGGAAGGAACACAACTACTAA
- the LOC125027742 gene encoding uncharacterized protein LOC125027742 yields the protein MSRVLGYVYTTILSNLIGLAVINISCCTAMLVKMHLHKRSAMPCVSSKVMDNAMCAVLAMLVCCLVFDIPYYIICWITDVHNVLFTVADIVYDSQFCVNPVVYTLVNHLYRRRVSEAMRRWWQRAAGGRA from the exons ATGTCTCGTGTTCTTGGTTACGTATATACAACCATCCTAAGCAACTTGATTGGTCTTGCCGTTATCAACATCAGCTGCTGCACTGCAATGCTTGTAAAG ATGCATCTCCATAAACGTAGTGCAATGCCCTGCGTTTCCAGCAAGGTAATGGACAACGCAATGTGTGCCGTGCTCGCCATGCTCGTCTGCTGCCTCGTCTTTGACATACCTTATTACATTATTTGCTGGATAACTGATGTTCACAACGTCTTATTTACCGTCGCTGACATCGTCTACGATTCCCAGTTTTGCGTCAACCCCGTTGTGTATACTCTCGTGAATCACTTGTACCGCCGTCGAGTGTCCGAGGCGATGCGACGGTGGTGGCAGCGGGCGGCGGGCGGAAGGGCCTAG
- the LOC125028341 gene encoding uncharacterized protein LOC125028341: MSPASLIFGSLISQQRNPLVYLDMQEDEFYNQVDTYSHLFLSVSHLQSMLSCSYNLQHREIFVHPRHSVQGSCYGFNRNNTISPCCDINRLNYPVYIKGYSAVVADEIRSK, encoded by the exons ATGAGTCCTGCATCGCTAATCTTCGGCTCTTTGATAAG CCAACAGCGTAATCCTTTGGTGTATCTGGACATGCAAGAAGACGAATTCTACAATCAAGTGGATACTTATAGTCATCTTTTCCTCTCAGTTTCTCATCTGCAGTCTATGTTATCCTGTTCTTATAATTTACAACATAGAGAGATATTCGTGCATCCCAGGCATAGTGTCCAAGGAAGCTGCTATGGTTTTAATCGTAATAACACAATATCTCCTTGTTGTGATATTAACAGGCTTAACTACCCTGTCTATATTAAG GGCTACAGCGCTGTGGTCGCCGACGAAATACGGAGTAAATAG